From one Aeropyrum camini SY1 = JCM 12091 genomic stretch:
- a CDS encoding aminoacyl--tRNA ligase-related protein gives MAGGQDKTHIDYAYELDITVKPDSRVPVFNREFATFTGAGVPLFSLGGGPARYALAEVLAKFHARRGYYVVETPIIASTELFKVSGHIEFYRKNMYLFDIEGHEFAVKPMNCPYHILLFLNEVAKHRSKLPLPFKVFEFGRVHRYEPSGSIYGLLRVRGFTQDDAHIIVPGGMVIDVVYNVFEEMKLVLEKLFKLGVSPETFKVRLSMSDKSLIGKEFMGSREEWEGAEEALREAAGRINEKYGIEVVELEGEAAFYGPKLDFIMILEESGVSKEWQMGTIQFDFNLPRRFRLYEVVREEFGIEEVYIIHRALLGSIERFLGVYLEHRKGRMPFTLAPIQFAVIAVKTGDEVDREIDDLARGIAAGLLERGFRVALKESSKTGLSSDVRHIESTAKPAANVFIGAKEVGERVLDVRVFDLEAMKRRRHVIPYSDVGDAVDKLARVAEELEEPVRSLAGQTPRIPADFSFML, from the coding sequence GGGGTGCCTCTCTTCAGCCTTGGAGGCGGCCCCGCGCGCTATGCTCTGGCCGAGGTCCTTGCGAAGTTCCACGCTAGAAGGGGGTATTACGTTGTTGAGACTCCAATAATAGCTAGCACGGAGCTGTTCAAAGTATCCGGCCACATAGAGTTCTACAGGAAGAACATGTACCTGTTCGACATCGAGGGCCACGAGTTCGCGGTCAAGCCGATGAACTGCCCTTATCACATACTGCTATTCCTCAACGAGGTCGCCAAGCACAGGTCTAAGCTTCCTCTGCCCTTCAAGGTGTTCGAGTTCGGGAGGGTTCACAGGTATGAGCCCAGCGGCAGTATATACGGGTTGCTGAGGGTTAGGGGGTTTACTCAGGATGACGCCCACATAATAGTGCCGGGGGGTATGGTTATCGACGTTGTATATAATGTATTCGAGGAGATGAAGCTTGTTCTTGAGAAGCTGTTCAAACTCGGCGTCTCCCCCGAGACATTCAAGGTCAGGCTGAGCATGTCGGATAAGAGCCTTATAGGGAAGGAGTTCATGGGTTCCAGGGAAGAGTGGGAGGGGGCTGAGGAGGCTCTGAGGGAGGCTGCTGGCAGGATAAACGAGAAATACGGGATAGAGGTTGTTGAGCTTGAGGGGGAGGCAGCATTCTACGGGCCCAAGCTTGACTTCATAATGATTTTAGAGGAGTCTGGAGTCAGCAAGGAGTGGCAGATGGGTACAATACAGTTCGACTTCAACCTGCCCAGGAGGTTCAGGCTCTATGAGGTCGTTAGAGAGGAGTTCGGTATAGAGGAGGTCTACATAATCCATAGGGCCCTCCTAGGCTCCATAGAGAGGTTTCTAGGAGTCTACCTGGAGCACAGGAAGGGTAGGATGCCATTTACACTAGCACCCATACAATTCGCCGTCATAGCAGTTAAGACTGGGGATGAGGTTGACAGGGAGATAGATGATTTGGCTAGGGGTATAGCTGCAGGGCTCCTCGAGAGGGGCTTCAGGGTTGCACTCAAGGAATCTTCTAAAACAGGTCTTTCGAGCGACGTAAGGCACATAGAGTCTACTGCTAAGCCTGCAGCCAACGTTTTCATAGGCGCTAAGGAGGTCGGCGAGCGAGTTCTCGACGTCAGGGTGTTCGACCTGGAGGCTATGAAGAGGAGGAGGCATGTGATACCATATAGCGATGTGGGGGATGCTGTAGACAAGCTGGCGAGAGTTGCAGAGGAGCTTGAGGAGCCGGTAAGGTCGCTCGCCGGCCAGACACCCAGGATACCGGCTGACTTCAGCTTCATGCTATAG
- a CDS encoding PolB1-binding protein PBP2 family protein yields MGESVDKLLSLVESLGAVERRVLKYFFENISVGEIKAVEELKHQGVEEPEEVISRLVELGLLEEGVGCYNLSAPLRDYVRRRGVPRELLA; encoded by the coding sequence GTGGGGGAGAGTGTAGACAAGCTACTTTCCCTTGTTGAATCGCTGGGGGCTGTTGAGAGGCGGGTGCTGAAATACTTCTTCGAGAATATATCTGTAGGGGAGATCAAAGCTGTAGAGGAGCTTAAGCACCAGGGTGTGGAGGAGCCTGAGGAGGTTATATCAAGGCTTGTGGAGCTGGGCCTCCTAGAGGAGGGTGTGGGCTGCTACAACCTCTCGGCCCCCCTGAGAGACTATGTTAGGAGGAGAGGTGTTCCCCGCGAGCTCCTGGCTTAG
- a CDS encoding class I SAM-dependent methyltransferase, translating to MEGEALALLKHIAEEVLGRDKAVLLWKRIDVIGDIAVIKKPMHGEVSIEDLRLVAGELLKRLPHVRSVWLALGPVGGVYKVRQNLVHLAGERRTSTVYREHGAVFLVDISKVFITPRLSYEHLRVARLVKPGETVVNMFAGVGIFSIIIALKSRPSKVYSIDINPEAHRLMVENIRLNRVERVVEPLLGDSARVVSESLRGVADRILMPLPDLALDYIKYALEALGGRGWLHVYLHVDYEKGKGHLRRACELVKSRVEERGWRLIKSNARVVRSVGPKLLQVVVDAEVERYG from the coding sequence ATGGAAGGGGAAGCCTTGGCGCTGTTGAAACATATAGCAGAGGAGGTGCTAGGCAGGGACAAGGCTGTGCTGCTCTGGAAGAGGATAGACGTTATCGGCGATATAGCGGTTATCAAGAAGCCCATGCATGGTGAGGTGAGCATAGAGGATTTGAGGCTGGTAGCAGGGGAGCTTCTCAAGAGGCTACCGCATGTTAGGAGTGTGTGGCTCGCTCTAGGCCCCGTGGGTGGGGTGTACAAGGTCAGGCAGAATCTAGTGCATCTAGCGGGTGAGAGGAGGACCTCGACAGTTTACCGGGAACACGGTGCCGTATTCCTCGTGGATATATCGAAGGTTTTCATAACCCCCAGGCTTAGCTACGAGCACCTACGGGTAGCTAGGCTTGTGAAGCCTGGGGAAACCGTTGTCAACATGTTCGCCGGGGTAGGTATCTTCTCTATAATCATAGCGCTCAAATCCAGGCCTAGTAAGGTTTACAGCATTGATATCAACCCGGAAGCACACAGGTTAATGGTAGAGAATATCAGACTCAACAGAGTGGAGAGAGTTGTCGAGCCTCTGCTAGGCGATTCTGCGAGGGTGGTTAGCGAGAGTCTAAGGGGAGTCGCAGATAGGATTTTAATGCCCCTACCCGACCTAGCCCTAGATTACATAAAATATGCTTTAGAAGCCCTCGGGGGAAGAGGCTGGCTCCACGTCTACCTACATGTAGACTATGAAAAGGGGAAGGGACACTTAAGAAGGGCATGCGAGCTGGTGAAAAGCAGGGTAGAGGAGAGGGGGTGGAGGCTTATCAAGTCCAATGCCAGGGTAGTGAGGAGCGTAGGACCTAAGCTTCTCCAGGTCGTTGTCGACGCCGAGGTGGAGAGGTATGGGTAG
- a CDS encoding tRNA-wybutosine modification methyltransferase TYW3 codes for MGSVEEVLLEERLIGYLDPGAEEVLKRINRPPRIATTSSCTGRITLVDGESHWLRDGARIAYKTHNSISRGEVERVLKRGFKNLWLKVTGPILHLRVEGWECAKSLLEAARKNGFKHSGIISIGEDRTLVVEVMSSQGMSVPIVLKGIRIVEGPSLDILLEKANNILVQSRIGLERFSREVELLRECF; via the coding sequence ATGGGTAGCGTAGAAGAGGTTCTACTGGAGGAGAGGCTCATAGGCTACCTAGACCCGGGAGCGGAGGAGGTTTTAAAGAGGATAAACAGGCCTCCCAGAATAGCAACGACAAGCAGCTGCACAGGACGCATAACACTAGTCGATGGCGAGTCACACTGGCTCAGGGACGGTGCGAGGATAGCATACAAGACCCATAACTCCATATCGCGTGGGGAGGTTGAAAGGGTTCTAAAGAGGGGCTTCAAGAACTTGTGGCTTAAGGTGACGGGCCCCATACTACACCTTAGGGTTGAGGGGTGGGAGTGCGCGAAGTCCTTGCTTGAAGCCGCCAGGAAAAACGGGTTTAAGCATAGCGGGATCATAAGCATAGGCGAAGACCGAACGCTCGTGGTTGAGGTGATGAGCAGCCAGGGCATGTCTGTACCCATAGTACTGAAGGGGATAAGAATAGTTGAAGGTCCTTCCCTGGACATACTCTTGGAGAAGGCCAACAATATACTAGTTCAGTCTAGAATCGGGTTAGAAAGGTTTTCGAGAGAAGTCGAGCTACTTAGAGAGTGCTTTTAA
- a CDS encoding DEAD/DEAH box helicase family protein: MKPREYQVEAAKWALRKGRAIVCMPTGTGKTVIAALWIKTLLSKGRARRVLVLEPTRFLVEQTSRVLRSFGIDAAAVHGSISRGVRRARWRKRVVVATPEIVVSEGFREFGEPDAIVVDECHHTTGQDPYVEVAKRYKPFWRLGLTAFIPPSRRRMLEEYIGEARCWSWEDPRIRKFIPEWAGEVYEAPLNAHESRLYTSLERIWSESTGLKKVIVGNAIRWFVRDGAEALRETVSRSDRMRMALENLLPLIFSRYVRPAHKLPALRRVLSDHEGFSKAVVFVDRIAIARIIAAETREYNPVLMLGRRHVDPAAVLAKARREETRLIVATSAGEEGIDLPEVDLLIVWSNTASPLRFIQRLGRLLRAGPRRRIKTAVFIATPDTVDIDSLIDGIVLAERHGVRMGISPDVVRYLMEMSRHRRILEVIEDTPLPPDLVARAVDLPLKRVEDSLKWLVRHGYAVYIYTPFGKVYGPRSDIQAFYRVHKDYLTPNTSLEATVVLKAGKNPRTIRGGYERVFNRLLEAIRRHKSLDQLIVSVRVYREGLERLVNLRYSYIIDNPDLAKLIVDNAFSADKIVQQPLPEIK, from the coding sequence TTGAAGCCCCGCGAGTACCAGGTTGAGGCAGCAAAATGGGCCCTAAGAAAGGGTAGGGCTATAGTATGCATGCCCACAGGCACAGGAAAGACGGTTATTGCTGCCCTGTGGATAAAAACACTTCTCTCCAAGGGTAGGGCCAGGCGGGTCCTCGTCTTAGAGCCCACCAGGTTCTTAGTCGAGCAGACATCGAGGGTGCTCCGAAGCTTTGGGATAGATGCTGCCGCCGTGCATGGGAGCATTAGTAGGGGTGTTAGGAGGGCTAGGTGGAGGAAGAGGGTTGTCGTTGCCACACCGGAGATAGTGGTCTCTGAGGGTTTCAGAGAGTTCGGAGAGCCCGATGCTATAGTAGTCGATGAGTGCCACCACACAACAGGTCAAGACCCCTATGTCGAGGTTGCGAAGAGGTACAAGCCCTTCTGGAGGCTAGGGCTCACTGCGTTCATACCCCCCTCCAGGAGGAGAATGCTCGAGGAGTATATTGGAGAGGCAAGATGCTGGAGCTGGGAGGACCCGAGGATAAGGAAGTTCATACCGGAGTGGGCTGGGGAAGTCTACGAAGCCCCCTTGAACGCCCACGAGTCTAGGCTGTACACGAGTTTGGAGAGGATTTGGAGCGAGAGCACGGGTTTGAAGAAGGTAATTGTCGGCAATGCGATTCGATGGTTCGTGAGGGACGGTGCAGAGGCTTTGAGGGAGACTGTCTCTAGAAGTGATAGGATGCGTATGGCGCTGGAAAACCTGTTGCCCCTGATATTCAGCAGGTATGTGAGGCCTGCACACAAGCTCCCTGCCTTGAGACGTGTTCTCAGTGATCACGAAGGCTTCTCCAAGGCTGTCGTCTTCGTAGACAGGATAGCTATAGCCAGAATAATAGCGGCCGAGACGCGGGAGTATAATCCCGTTCTCATGCTTGGAAGGAGGCATGTAGATCCAGCCGCCGTCCTCGCAAAAGCCAGGAGGGAGGAAACGAGACTTATAGTAGCGACCAGCGCTGGAGAGGAGGGTATAGATCTCCCAGAGGTGGACCTCCTTATTGTATGGAGTAACACAGCCAGCCCCCTACGCTTTATACAGCGTCTGGGCAGGCTGCTGAGAGCTGGTCCTAGGCGTCGTATAAAGACCGCAGTGTTTATAGCAACACCAGACACTGTCGACATTGACAGCTTAATCGACGGCATAGTCCTAGCAGAGCGGCACGGCGTTAGAATGGGTATCAGCCCCGACGTAGTCAGGTATCTAATGGAGATGAGCAGGCACAGGAGGATTCTAGAGGTTATAGAGGACACCCCACTCCCCCCAGACTTGGTAGCGAGGGCAGTCGATCTTCCTCTAAAGAGGGTAGAAGACTCCCTCAAATGGCTGGTTCGACACGGCTACGCAGTATACATATACACGCCCTTCGGAAAAGTCTACGGGCCTAGATCGGACATACAAGCCTTCTACAGGGTACACAAGGACTACCTAACCCCGAACACTAGCCTGGAGGCAACAGTCGTGTTGAAAGCCGGAAAAAACCCAAGAACAATAAGAGGGGGATACGAACGAGTGTTTAACAGGCTTTTGGAGGCTATTCGGAGACATAAATCGCTAGACCAGCTGATTGTCTCAGTAAGGGTTTACAGGGAAGGGTTAGAGAGGCTTGTAAACCTCAGGTACAGCTATATAATTGACAATCCCGATCTAGCAAAGCTTATAGTCGATAACGCGTTCTCGGCGGACAAAATAGTCCAACAGCCTTTGCCCGAAATCAAATAA
- a CDS encoding TIM barrel protein, with translation MILFDWGTYNGLSKLKIAATLGMKLTEIPPYDFAKKGRSEEYFASYREMARPAFTTVTAHAPYYNVVSTDKEVMERSWKGLLSAARMAKIAGAEIFNLHLGWRAFMDERDLEYAIDFLKKLASEADENMVISVEVPYTPRMLGDWDEIRAMREEIGEERLIVSVQLENVWMYEKKVYETGYFERANAETSEEFWSHVLAKTLSLSSKYLSLRFSQVIGFALGSRILKKRVPLGKGYPSLEPLARALAKFMVKEVRHKNLPLRMHVIYTGPPSTKYHDTLSLYAAIMAEAVKHL, from the coding sequence GTGATACTCTTCGACTGGGGCACCTATAACGGCCTTAGCAAGCTCAAAATAGCCGCCACGCTCGGTATGAAGCTAACCGAAATACCGCCCTACGACTTTGCCAAGAAGGGTAGGAGCGAGGAGTACTTCGCCAGCTACAGGGAGATGGCGAGGCCAGCCTTCACAACAGTGACCGCCCACGCACCGTATTACAACGTAGTATCCACGGACAAGGAGGTCATGGAGAGGAGCTGGAAAGGCCTCTTGTCTGCCGCTAGAATGGCAAAGATAGCTGGCGCCGAGATATTCAACCTCCACCTAGGCTGGAGGGCATTTATGGACGAGAGGGATCTTGAATATGCTATCGACTTCCTCAAGAAGCTTGCCTCCGAGGCCGACGAGAATATGGTGATAAGCGTTGAGGTGCCGTACACCCCCAGGATGCTTGGCGACTGGGACGAGATAAGGGCCATGAGGGAGGAGATCGGCGAGGAGAGGCTTATAGTCTCTGTCCAGCTGGAGAACGTTTGGATGTATGAGAAGAAGGTCTACGAGACCGGATATTTTGAGAGGGCCAACGCCGAGACTAGCGAGGAGTTCTGGAGCCATGTGCTAGCCAAGACCCTCAGCCTCTCCAGCAAGTACCTCTCGCTTAGATTCAGCCAAGTCATAGGCTTCGCTCTGGGCTCGAGGATCCTAAAGAAGAGGGTTCCCCTCGGCAAGGGATATCCGAGTCTAGAGCCTCTTGCCCGAGCTCTGGCGAAGTTTATGGTGAAGGAGGTTAGACACAAGAACCTTCCTCTGAGGATGCACGTAATATACACAGGACCCCCCTCCACCAAGTACCACGACACACTGTCCCTCTACGCCGCAATCATGGCCGAGGCCGTGAAACACCTATGA
- a CDS encoding HAD-IIB family hydrolase produces the protein MKARPCSGVIFTDLDNTLVDPRGEAGEAGDAYLEALELGYRIVPVTSKSIYEIIELWDSIGVPRGERLALVESGGAFYGPPGSLSRPTGFNRDVGLEYTELGRPLTSIDAILDSLARTCRTVRLSRANAWEARLITGLPLGRAVLAARREYLEVIWSGSQECLDAIFSKALQHRELTYVHRAPRTVQIAAHRGKGRAVDAALQEPLLRPCSRRVVTAGDSSHDIPIIERGDPSFRVDYNRDWSRLARPIYLVIPDKPPRAWRRLVETLKTLYKTPSL, from the coding sequence TTGAAGGCGAGGCCCTGCTCAGGCGTTATCTTCACGGATCTTGATAACACTTTAGTAGATCCTAGAGGGGAGGCGGGGGAGGCTGGGGATGCTTATCTTGAGGCGCTGGAGCTGGGCTATAGGATTGTCCCTGTCACATCTAAAAGTATATACGAGATAATAGAGCTCTGGGACTCTATAGGCGTTCCTCGCGGTGAGAGGCTGGCCCTAGTCGAGTCTGGCGGAGCATTCTATGGTCCTCCGGGAAGCCTCAGCAGGCCCACGGGGTTTAACAGAGACGTAGGCCTCGAGTATACAGAGTTGGGCAGGCCGCTCACCAGTATAGACGCAATACTCGACTCCCTAGCCAGGACCTGCAGGACGGTGAGACTGTCGAGGGCCAACGCTTGGGAGGCCCGGCTGATAACCGGCTTGCCCCTGGGGAGGGCTGTCCTGGCGGCACGGCGGGAGTACCTGGAGGTTATCTGGAGCGGAAGCCAGGAGTGTCTGGATGCTATTTTCAGCAAAGCCCTTCAACATAGGGAGCTAACCTATGTTCACAGGGCGCCGAGGACGGTGCAGATAGCGGCTCACAGGGGTAAGGGGAGGGCTGTAGACGCCGCACTCCAAGAGCCCCTGCTGAGGCCGTGTTCCCGGAGGGTAGTGACCGCCGGGGACAGCAGCCATGACATACCAATTATCGAGAGGGGAGATCCCTCGTTTAGAGTGGACTATAACAGGGATTGGAGCAGGCTTGCCAGGCCCATCTACCTGGTTATACCCGACAAGCCTCCTAGGGCTTGGAGAAGGCTTGTAGAAACGTTGAAGACACTCTACAAAACACCCTCGCTCTAG
- the mpgS gene encoding mannosyl-3-phosphoglycerate synthase: MLSLPAKFEVFGAVRIYDVSRVLSLDGRPKSKPSNLVYVDRGELEDAAAKTVIVVPVKDEDLLTLENVLRSIPTESPVVVVSASTREPVDRFSNEVELARLISRSLHRDIAIVYQFDPAWGEALSGTPLESMIGASGRVRKGKGEGMLLGFIVAAALGADFVGYVDSDNYVPGSALEYSWIYYSSLSRATSSYSMVRIVWPYKGKLAASDMYLRKRGRVSTITNSVLNYTLSIHKRIETDIVKTGNSGEQALTVKLGMEMDWGSGFAVETYQLVWMLENCYLGLRQGKCPIAPDYIEVRQVSPLNPHIHAERGDEHIAEMTAVSLGTIFHSTLAGEEVRSRILAQLKSLGLREEPPKPSVYKPAGTDPRKVFASFIAESNDSYYFAV, from the coding sequence ATGCTGAGCCTCCCAGCGAAGTTTGAAGTGTTCGGTGCAGTGAGGATATACGACGTCAGCCGTGTGTTATCACTTGACGGGCGGCCCAAGTCTAAGCCGTCTAACCTTGTCTATGTTGATAGGGGCGAGCTTGAGGACGCTGCTGCTAAGACCGTTATAGTGGTGCCTGTGAAGGATGAGGATCTTCTCACCCTTGAGAACGTGCTCCGCTCCATACCAACAGAGTCGCCGGTGGTTGTCGTCTCCGCCTCGACCCGAGAGCCTGTGGACAGGTTTTCCAATGAGGTGGAGCTAGCCCGCCTGATAAGCAGGAGCCTGCACCGGGATATAGCGATAGTCTACCAGTTCGACCCGGCTTGGGGCGAGGCCCTCTCCGGCACCCCCCTCGAGAGTATGATCGGCGCCAGCGGTAGGGTCAGGAAGGGAAAGGGGGAGGGCATGCTCCTAGGATTTATAGTCGCTGCGGCGCTCGGCGCCGATTTCGTTGGCTATGTGGACAGCGACAACTACGTCCCCGGCTCGGCCCTAGAATATTCGTGGATATACTACTCCTCCCTCTCAAGAGCCACAAGCAGCTATTCCATGGTAAGGATAGTCTGGCCCTACAAGGGGAAGCTGGCCGCCAGCGACATGTACCTGAGGAAGAGGGGTAGGGTTTCTACTATAACTAACAGCGTTCTCAACTACACTCTCTCCATCCACAAGAGGATAGAGACTGATATCGTCAAGACGGGCAACTCCGGCGAGCAGGCTCTCACCGTGAAGCTGGGTATGGAGATGGATTGGGGGAGCGGCTTCGCGGTGGAGACGTACCAGCTGGTCTGGATGCTGGAGAACTGCTACCTGGGCCTGCGGCAAGGCAAATGCCCTATAGCGCCGGACTATATCGAGGTCAGGCAGGTCTCCCCCCTGAATCCCCATATACATGCCGAGAGGGGTGATGAGCACATTGCTGAGATGACGGCTGTAAGCCTCGGGACCATATTCCACTCCACACTTGCAGGCGAGGAAGTGAGAAGCAGGATACTCGCCCAGCTTAAGAGCCTGGGACTCAGGGAGGAGCCTCCGAAACCCTCTGTATATAAACCTGCAGGGACAGATCCGAGGAAGGTCTTCGCCTCCTTCATAGCGGAGAGTAACGACAGCTACTACTTCGCCGTCTAG
- a CDS encoding DUF3368 domain-containing protein: protein MSSLPSRCLVMNSSVIIALAKLNMTDIISVLNIEIIVPHAVYGEVVAKGRGRPGSKELEILINQGKVKVLAPQDRALVEALHDPLGIGESEAIAVAVEHGCMIALDDRIARSKAKSMNLKVIGTIGLLRLAYNKGLIDKDKLIQALRELKEHGFRISDNIINEALKKLK, encoded by the coding sequence TTGAGTAGCCTGCCGAGCCGCTGCCTAGTAATGAATTCCAGCGTTATAATAGCGCTTGCAAAGTTAAATATGACTGATATAATATCGGTTCTTAACATTGAGATAATTGTGCCTCATGCAGTTTACGGGGAGGTCGTCGCTAAAGGCCGTGGTAGGCCTGGCTCAAAGGAGCTAGAAATCCTTATAAATCAAGGTAAAGTAAAGGTTTTGGCTCCACAGGATAGGGCATTGGTGGAGGCACTTCACGACCCTCTAGGTATAGGTGAGTCAGAGGCAATAGCAGTGGCAGTTGAGCATGGCTGTATGATAGCCCTAGACGATAGAATCGCAAGATCCAAGGCAAAATCCATGAACCTAAAGGTCATTGGAACTATAGGCCTCTTACGACTAGCCTATAATAAAGGACTTATAGATAAGGACAAGCTAATTCAAGCGCTAAGAGAACTTAAAGAACACGGGTTCAGAATATCGGATAATATCATAAATGAGGCCTTAAAGAAGTTAAAGTAA
- a CDS encoding UPF0175 family protein, giving the protein MSREVVVKVKVPSHYVGDIEREVKLAYAVDLFLRGIVSVERAAELAGMSLYDFLVELRRRRIQAYPYSDEELREELGIE; this is encoded by the coding sequence TTGTCTCGTGAGGTAGTGGTTAAGGTTAAGGTGCCCTCCCATTATGTTGGTGATATTGAGAGGGAGGTTAAACTAGCTTATGCTGTCGACCTGTTTCTCCGTGGCATTGTTAGTGTGGAACGCGCGGCTGAGTTGGCTGGAATGAGTCTATATGACTTCCTAGTAGAGCTTCGTAGGAGGAGGATACAAGCTTATCCTTATAGTGATGAGGAGCTTCGTGAGGAGCTGGGGATTGAGTAG
- a CDS encoding CopD family protein, which produces MADLANIILGWLHILAVVIWIGGSIVLDVILRPGSIRSMGLTQEQAARLGQAISRRFSPMVWISVGIIAVTGVLRAARIGVLSFEGLTSSTYGLILSVKLVLFLLMMIVGVMIGRTGLRLARLDEPEESLKAQTRIRKLSEINIVLGIAVVLLAVILRYGGL; this is translated from the coding sequence ATGGCTGACTTAGCTAACATAATTTTGGGATGGTTACACATTCTTGCTGTTGTTATATGGATAGGAGGCTCTATAGTTCTGGACGTGATTCTGAGGCCAGGCTCTATTAGGAGTATGGGGCTGACGCAGGAGCAGGCTGCAAGGCTGGGGCAAGCCATTTCCAGAAGGTTTAGCCCCATGGTGTGGATATCCGTGGGCATAATTGCTGTTACGGGGGTTCTGAGGGCCGCTAGGATTGGTGTTCTAAGCTTTGAGGGCCTCACAAGCTCGACATACGGCCTTATACTCTCGGTGAAGCTCGTGCTTTTCCTTTTAATGATGATAGTGGGAGTCATGATAGGTAGGACCGGGCTCAGGTTAGCGAGATTGGATGAGCCCGAGGAGTCTCTTAAGGCCCAGACCAGGATAAGGAAGCTATCGGAGATAAACATAGTGCTGGGAATAGCTGTTGTACTATTGGCTGTTATCCTCAGGTACGGCGGGTTATAG
- a CDS encoding ABC transporter ATP-binding protein: MGVAVDDVWKSYRLGRVSTPILKGVSFSVSEGEFVGILGPSGSGKSTLVMLLAGIDTPDRGRIVVDGVEVSSLPPGARSSWRRSNVGIVFQFFHLIPTLTALENVLLGMEIAGVRRDRDRAMDLLKFVGLEDKADRFPAELSGGEQQRVAIARALAHNPKLLLADEPTANLDYENKIRVVRLLRMATKRGATVIFATHDPHLVEEADRIVEIRDGRVTGVEASV; the protein is encoded by the coding sequence TTGGGTGTTGCCGTGGATGATGTCTGGAAATCTTATAGGCTAGGACGCGTGAGCACCCCTATTTTAAAGGGAGTCTCGTTCTCGGTCTCCGAGGGGGAGTTCGTCGGCATTCTCGGGCCGTCGGGAAGTGGGAAGAGCACTCTAGTGATGTTGCTGGCTGGTATAGACACCCCCGATAGGGGCAGGATTGTGGTGGACGGGGTGGAGGTGTCCTCCCTCCCCCCTGGCGCCAGGTCCTCGTGGAGGCGGAGTAACGTGGGCATTGTGTTCCAGTTCTTCCACCTCATACCCACGTTAACAGCTTTGGAGAACGTGCTTCTCGGTATGGAGATAGCTGGGGTTAGGAGAGATAGGGATAGGGCAATGGATCTCTTGAAGTTTGTGGGTCTCGAGGATAAGGCAGATAGGTTTCCAGCGGAGCTTAGTGGGGGTGAACAGCAGAGGGTTGCGATAGCCCGGGCTCTAGCTCATAATCCCAAGCTGTTGCTGGCGGACGAGCCGACGGCGAACCTCGACTACGAGAATAAGATTAGGGTGGTGAGGCTCCTCCGCATGGCGACAAAGAGAGGTGCCACCGTGATATTCGCCACACACGATCCCCACCTCGTGGAGGAGGCCGATAGGATAGTGGAGATTAGGGACGGCCGGGTGACAGGTGTTGAGGCTAGCGTTTAA